Proteins encoded within one genomic window of Gammaproteobacteria bacterium:
- a CDS encoding (2Fe-2S) ferredoxin domain-containing protein translates to MGRDAAPGETIAERVERLGIGAIRHHLFLCAEQSEPKCCSREAGVESWKYLKKRLVELRLTGAGGIYRSRANCLQVCMQGPVAVVYPDGIWYRNCTPEVLERIIQEHLIGGRVVEEFVIARNPR, encoded by the coding sequence ATGGGCCGAGATGCCGCGCCTGGGGAGACCATTGCAGAGCGGGTCGAGCGCCTCGGCATCGGCGCCATCCGTCACCACCTCTTTCTCTGCGCCGAGCAGTCGGAGCCGAAGTGCTGCAGCCGCGAGGCCGGTGTGGAGTCGTGGAAGTACCTGAAGAAGCGCCTGGTGGAACTGCGCCTCACCGGCGCCGGCGGCATCTACCGCAGCCGGGCGAACTGCCTGCAGGTCTGCATGCAGGGCCCGGTGGCCGTGGTCTATCCGGACGGCATCTGGTACCGGAACTGCACGCCCGAGGTGCTCGAGCGCATCATTCAGGAACACCTGATTGGCGGACGTGTCGTCGAAGAGTTCGTCATCGCCCGCAACCCGCGCTGA
- a CDS encoding cation transporter → MAHDDASARAVLYALLANLGIAIAKTWAAWFTGSGSMLAEAIHSYADAGNQVLLFIGMRQARRPADAEHPLGYGKLSYFWSFIVALLLFSVGGLFSIYEGIHKLTAPEPLNAPWVGMAVLAAAIVLEALSLAGALREIGRLRGNRPLSEWLRHTRNAELVVVLGEDIAALVGLVVAFAFLGLTVLSGDPLYDALGSIVIGVVLVAVSMFIARRIRGLLVGRSAEPALREVIERIIAADPAIDRVLNTITVQMGPKVMLAAKIAMRRDLGIEDAVARINELERRLKAEAPQIGWCFIEPDLRD, encoded by the coding sequence ATGGCACACGACGACGCATCAGCGCGGGCCGTCCTCTATGCGCTGCTCGCCAACCTCGGCATCGCCATCGCCAAGACCTGGGCCGCCTGGTTCACCGGCTCAGGCAGCATGCTCGCCGAGGCGATCCACTCCTATGCCGATGCCGGCAACCAGGTGCTGCTGTTCATCGGCATGCGCCAGGCGCGGCGACCGGCGGATGCCGAGCACCCGCTCGGCTACGGCAAGCTCAGCTATTTCTGGAGCTTCATCGTCGCCCTGCTCCTGTTCAGCGTCGGCGGCCTGTTCTCCATCTACGAGGGCATCCACAAGCTGACGGCACCGGAACCGCTCAACGCACCCTGGGTCGGCATGGCGGTGCTCGCTGCCGCCATCGTGCTCGAGGCGCTGAGCCTGGCCGGCGCCCTGCGCGAAATCGGCCGGCTGCGCGGCAACAGGCCGCTGTCGGAGTGGTTGCGGCACACGCGCAATGCGGAACTGGTGGTGGTCCTCGGCGAGGACATCGCGGCCCTGGTCGGCCTGGTGGTCGCCTTTGCCTTCCTCGGGCTCACCGTGCTGTCCGGCGACCCACTCTACGATGCGCTGGGCTCGATCGTCATCGGCGTGGTGCTGGTGGCGGTCTCGATGTTCATCGCGCGGCGCATCCGCGGCCTGCTGGTGGGCCGCTCGGCGGAACCGGCGCTGCGCGAGGTCATCGAGCGCATCATCGCCGCCGATCCCGCCATTGACCGCGTGTTGAACACGATTACGGTTCAGATGGGCCCGAAGGTGATGCTGGCGGCGAAAATCGCCATGCGCCGCGACCTCGGCATCGAGGACGCCGTGGCGCGCATAAACGAGCTGGAGCGGCGGCTCAAGGCGGAGGCACCGCAGATCGGCTGGTGCTTCATCGAGCCGGACCTCCGGGACTAG